A genomic window from Purpureocillium takamizusanense chromosome 2, complete sequence includes:
- a CDS encoding uncharacterized protein (EggNog:ENOG503P4JA), translating into MPLTKAFATKGLAIYVDNPQSAYKPGDTITGRVARQVPMAVGADHVSITIHLHGCAFAKLVEWSDHTGESQRSFHCAFPPLASADTLVQLHDGPLHIPRTVDGLSIDQIDVKRQRDQTVGQSWPFAITIPRQTAAGAVEKSRAGIAFFVPVDKDGHVPAHPLPASTYRERTESGPGEFKSGFIEYFLKATLTAAHGGSGSEAIHLVTIGT; encoded by the coding sequence ATGCCTCTTACAAAAGCCTTTGCTACCAAAGGTCTCGCCATCTACGTCGACAACCCGCAGTCCGCGTACAAGCCCGGGGATACCATCACTGGCCGCGTTGCCCGCCAGGTCCCTATGGCCGTCGGTGCTGACCACGTCAGCATCACCATACACCTACACGGTTGCGCCTTTGCAAAACTCGTGGAATGGAGCGATCACACCGGCGAAAGCCAGAGGAGTTTTCACTGCGCGTTTCCTCCGCTTGCATCAGCCGACACGCTTGTCCAGCTACACGACGGGCCTCTGCATATCCCACGGACCGTCGACGGATTGTCAATAGACCAGATCGACGTTAAGAGACAGCGGGATCAAACCGTTGGCCAGTCGTGGCCATTTGCGATTACGATACCACGGCAGACGGCAGCGGGGGCTGTCGAGAAGAGCAGGGCCGGCATTGCATTCTTTGTTCCCGTGGACAAGGACGGTCACGTCCCCGCGCACCCGCTACCGGCGAGCACCTACCGTGAGCGAACGGAGTCGGGCCCGGGAGAGTTCAAGAGTGGCTTCATCGAGTATTTCCTGAAGGCGACATTGACCGCGGCCCACGGTGGCAGTGGCTCAGAGGCCATTCACCTCGTAACAATTGGAACGTGA
- a CDS encoding uncharacterized protein (SECRETED:SignalP(1-20~SECRETED:cutsite=AWA-QL~SECRETED:prob=0.9423)~EggNog:ENOG50) has translation MFAFATVLALLSLLLGVAWAQLSVFDCPYDLSSGQYDSYTYFEVSDRCSKAGVADHCCVTFMRPTSPFSCLPAPTPFTPNACDTLAAVVDEQMKKDGQHETSEVTHFIASFPNGVTAIHNRGVGAVWGVALDEFRDKVGIKDSFIPSRVYLTARNAAWEDTVMVDFHC, from the coding sequence ATGTTTGCCTTTGCCACCGTCCTCGCACTCCTCTCGCTGCTCCTGGGCGTCGCCTGGGCGCAGCTGTCCGTCTTCGACTGTCCCTACGACCTCAGCAGCGGCCAATACGACTCGTACACCTACTTTGAGGTCTCCGACCGCTGCTCCAAGGCCGGGGTCGCGGACCACTGCTGCGTCACATTCATGCGACCGACCTCGCCATTCTCgtgcctgcccgcgccgacTCCCTTCACGCCCAACGCCTGCGAcactctcgccgccgtggtggacGAGCAGATGAAGAAGGACGGCCAGCACGAGACGTCCGAGGTTACCCATTTCATAGCTAGTTTCCCAAACGGCGTTACCGCGATCCATAATCGCGGAGTAGGTGCCGTCTGGGGCGTGGCGTTGGATGAGTTTCGCGACAAGGTTGGGATCAAGGATAGCTTTATACCCTCGAGAGTGTATTTGACCGCCAGAAACGCCGCTTGGGAAGACACAGTCATGGTGGATTTTCACTGTTGA
- a CDS encoding uncharacterized protein (EggNog:ENOG502SUZR~SECRETED:SignalP(1-22~SECRETED:cutsite=AES-EP~SECRETED:prob=0.3844)), whose product MQVKSLALFAVSAAAAALPAESEPYYDENTNTLSERSVKNGIFGRTTPQGQVCNADNALRNLRDARYSVSASAFCSTWIQSTVTDTAYAVATGYDTATVTPEAATITDHAVVPATVTTGTDTITVYTTIPPAGPYKRGQGAYPPWLSASYPVERVSSACSCFISAPSPAIHQTVTLTTSTQTLTNTVTAETPTTTITETSTSTTNVAATATSVVTRRCGVVGCGKITSIIEASLQYKTLADCKARCLAVPSCKAYSFGGPGTPVCTLGKVPAKDFYSELSPLFPQCKVTKLYDATCGQ is encoded by the exons ATGCAAGTCAAGAGTCTCGCCCTCTTCGCGGTcagcgccgctgccgctgccctccCCGCCGAGTCGGAGCCTTACTACGACGAGAACACCAACACTCTGTCCGAGCGTTCGGTCAAGAACGGCATCTTTGGTCGCACCACTCCTCAGGGCCAGGTTTGCAACGCCGACAACGCCCTCCGCAACTTGCGCGACGCGCGCTACAGCGTCAGCGCCAGTGCCTTCTGCTCGACCTGGATTCAGTCGACGGTCACGGACACGGCgtacgccgtcgccacgggcTACGACACAGCCACCGTTACCCCCGAGGCTGCCACCATTACGGATCACGCTGTCGT GCCCGCTACTGTTACGACGGGCACAGACACCATCACGGTTTACACCACGAtccccccggccggcccctACAAGCGTGGCCAGGGCGCCTACCCGCCGTGGCTATCCGCCAGCTATCCTGTTGAGCGTGTGAGCAGTGCCTGCTCCTGCTTCAtctcggcgccttcgcctGCGATCCACCAGACCGTTACCCTCACCACGTCGACTCAGACTCTCACCAACACG GTgacggccgagacgcccACCACGACCATCACCGAGACCTCgaccagcaccaccaacgttgccgccacggccacctcCGTCGTtacccgccgctgcggcgtcgtcgggtgcGGCAAGATCACGTCCATCATCGAGGCCAGTCTCCAGTACAAGACGCTCGCCGATTGCAAGGCCCGCTGCCTGGCCGTGCCCAGCTGCAAGGCCTACTCCTTCGGCGGTCCCGGCACGCCCGTCTGCACGCTCGGCAAGGTCCCCGCCAAGGACTTTTACTCTGAACTCAGCCCTCTTTTCCCTCAGTGCAAGGTGACGAAGCTGTATGACGCGACTTGTGGGCAGtaa
- a CDS encoding uncharacterized protein (SECRETED:SignalP(1-16~SECRETED:cutsite=ATA-LP~SECRETED:prob=0.6455)), producing MKLTFALCTMATLATALPAPKDPNIGDPLGLGYSIGRHFDRDVDHADINSRGDTDDLKDGKLGQPVIARDVTAENERRGEPKFGDSLFGEGVRHDRRGEPKFGDSLFGEGVRHDRRGEPKFGDSLFGEGVRHDRRDEPKFGDSLFGEGVRHDRRGDPKFGESEFGIGERPKSN from the coding sequence ATGAAGCTCACCTTTGCCCTGTGCACTATGGCCACTCTGGCTACGGCGCTGCCAGCACCGAAGGACCCCAACATCGGCGACCCGCTGGGTCTCGGCTACTCGATTGGTAGACACTTCGACCGGGATGTCGACCACGCCGACATCAACTCTCGCGGAGACACCGATGACTTGAAGGACGGAAAGCTCGGTCAGCCGGTGATTGCTAGGGACGTCACCGCAGAGAACGAGCGCCGTGGTGAACCCAAGTTCGGAGACTCGTTGTTTGGCGAGGGTGTCCGCCACGACCGTCGAGGCGAGCCGAAGTTCGGAGATTCCCTGTTCGGGGAGGGTGTCCGCCACGACCGTCGAGGCGAGCCCAAGTTTGGAGACTCCCTATTTGGGGAGGGTGTCCGTCACGATCGTCGAGATGAGCCGAAGTTTGGCGATTCGCTGTTTGGCGAAGGTGTCCGTCACGACCGTCGAGGCGATCCCAAGTTTGGGGAGTCCGAGTTTGGCATCGGCGAGCGTCCCAAGTCCAACTAA
- a CDS encoding uncharacterized protein (EggNog:ENOG503NVVB~TransMembrane:6 (i317-340o346-371i392-412o432-453i465-483o503-522i)~COG:Q) translates to MAVTGPVSRKPSPRDMEPFTRGETVSCPFPTLTAAFYHQATTGPSSVAVRDLSTGIPRELTYRELAGHAQILALRLRALGVQPHQRIPLVVKRGLEMVVGIWAILSCGAQYVPLDGGVVPDSTIRHVVEQSEGEIVLCLSTTEHRIRNLFPGLTPVLVDQCMAECPTFASPTDHWIDLATPDSGCYVIYTSGTTGKPKGVDVTHKNVANLVCLYPGGLGIRPGMCVGQVLNISFDMAAWEIFACLCNGGTLVVRGSKWESTIQELDVLICTPTILSKYHPATYPNIKVVATAGEPTSQDLADLWAAHATYWNCCGPTETTIVNTMSKHIPGEPISIGRPTPNNTVYILDDKSEPVPVGVSGVMWAGGHGVTRGYVGLESKTKEAYIPDKFAGDGSHMYCTGDLGQWRHDGNIDILGRCDDQVKVKGFRVELDGVSSSLASAPGVTRATVLLIDGEIHGFIVPSKQDIESILDYTRKLQPYYAIPSRVHQLDEFPTTTNGKIDKQALRALALQAELSEKRPTSPEKPVSDCGTLVETRSISSTSTLTAESEKLDLSKDIPDKDIPQPFRGLRHRILIVYRTLFSFIGIVNIGALVALLLLHAGPEWLGTLTAANLVTAVLVRQDIVINILYTIFCSVPKAAPLAIRRRCAKIYHLGGIHSGAGVCATTWLLASTVRSTVAYAQNNTTDSPASIFVSWVLTLLCCAIVGFAYPTFRKKYHNSFERLHRFLGWTALALFWIRTVLSVYDATPVGEDLGLALIRSPSFWMLGVATCSIASSWFWLRKVPVDAIPLSDHAIMLNFGYTFPVNGSFTRISRRPLLEWHSFATIPQPEPNELTSQKGYSLVVSNAGDWTKSCIRNPPTKLWVRGVPTCGVMRIATLFNRIVVIATGSGIGPLLGHISQPSCPTQLIWSTPNPEKTFGKAVLSTIYKTIPNAVIHDTKVKGRPDLVKMGYNLVREFGAEAVVIIANEKITKKVVYGLETRGVPAYGAIWDS, encoded by the exons atggccgtcaCCGGCCCAGTGTCGAGGAAACCCTCGCCGCGGGACATGGAGCCCTTCACCCGAGGTGAAACAGTCTCTTGTCCCTTCCCGACCctcaccgccgccttctACCATCAGGCCACGACAGGCCCTTCCTCCGTAGCAGTTCGCGATCTCTCCACAGGTATTCCCCGCGAGTTGACATATCGTGAGCTTGCGGGACATGCTCAGATTCTCGCCTTGAGGCTTCGTGCCCTCGGCGTGCAACCGCATCAGAGGATacccctcgtcgtcaagagGGGCCTGGAGATGGTCGTCGGTATCTGGGCGATTCTTTCATGCGGCGCTCAATACGTccccctcgacggcggggtGGTCCCAGACTCGACGATACGGCACGTTGTCGAACAGTCTGAGGGCGAAATCGTCCTCTGTCTCTCAACGACGGAACATCGCATTCGAAACCTTTTCCCGGGCCTCACCCCCGTGCTTGTTGACCAATGCATGGCCGAGTGCCCTACCTTCGCTTCTCCCACAGACCACTGGATCGACCTTGCGACTCCCGACTCAGGCTGCTATGTTATTTACACATCTG GGACTACTGGGAAACCAAAAGGCGTCGACGTCACACACAAAAACGTGGCCAACCTGGTCTGCCTATACCCCGGAGGGCTAGGGATCCGCCCAGGGATGTGTGTTGGGCAAGTTCTCAACATAAGCTTCGACATGG CTGCCTGGGAGATCTTCGCATGTCTGTGCAATGGCGGCACCCTTGTTGTCCGGGGTTCCAAGTGGGAGTCTACAATCCAGGAG CTCGATGTCCTCATCTGCACGCCCACCATACTATCTAAATACCACCCAGCCACATACCCGAACATCAaggtcgtcgccacggcAGGCGAGCCTACCTCGCAagacctcgccgacctctGGGCCGCGCATGCCACCTACTGGAACTGCTGTGGCCCTACGGAGACGACCATCGTTAACACCATGTCCAAACATATCCCTGGCGAGCCGATCTCCATCGGTCGCCCCACACCCAATAACACCGTTtacatcctcgacgacaagagCGAACCGGTACCTGTAGGCGTTTCTGGCGTCATGTGGGCTGGAGGCCACGGAGTCACTCGTGGCTACGTGGGGCTCGAATCCAAGACAAAGGAGGCCTACATTCCTGATAAATTTGCTGGCGATGG ATCGCACATGTACTGTACCGGGGATCTGGGCCAGTGGAGACACGACGGGAACATTGACATTCTAGGGCGCTGTGACGATCAGGTCAAGGTCAAG GGATTCCGGGTGGAACTCGACGGtgtctcgtcgtcgctggcatCCGCGCCTGGCGTCACTCGCGCCACGGTGCTCCTGATCGACGGAGAAATTCACGGCTTCATCGTCCCGTCAAAACAAGACATTGAATCTATCCTCGACTACACTCGCAAGCTGCAGCCCTACTACGCCATCCCCAGTAGGGTCCACCAGCTTGACGAATTcccaaccaccaccaacggcaAGATTGACAAGCAGGCTCTTCGAGCACTGGCTCTACAGGCCGAGCTCAGCGAGAAGCGGCCCACGTCCCCCGAGAAGCCGGTCAGCGACTGCGGAACATTGGTGGAGACGCGCTCCATCTCTTCGACGTCGACCCTCACGGCCGAGTCGGAGAAGCTCGACCTCTCCAAGGACATCCCCGACAAGGACATTCCGCAGCCCTTCCGTGGCCTGCGACACAGGATCCTCATTGTCTACCGCACCCTGTTCAGcttcatcggcatcgtcaacatcgGCGCGCTTGTTgccctgcttcttctccacgCGGGTCCGGAATGGCTCGGCACGCTCACGGCCGCCAACCTCGTCACGGCGGTGCTCGTCCGCCAGGACATCGTCATCAATATTCTCTACACCATTTTCTGCTCCGTGCCCAAGGCGGCGCCCTTGGCGATCCGTCGCCGATGCGCCAAAATCTACCACCTGGGAGGTATTCACTCGGGCGCAGGCGTGTGCGCTACTACTTGGCTACTGGCATCGACCGTCCGCTCGACTGTGGCATACGCGCAAAACAACACGACAGACTCGCCTGCGTCCATCTTTGTCTCCTGGGTGTTGACACTTCTCTGCTGCGCCATCGTGGGCTTCGCATACCCGACCTTCCGCAAGAAGTACCACAACAGCTTTGAGCGCCTCCACCGTTTCCTCGGCTGGACCGCTCTGGCTCTGTTTTGGATTCGCACCGTCTTGTCTGTCTACGATGCCACCCCTGTCGGCGAGGATCTCGGGCTTGCGCTCATCCGAAGCCCCAGTTTCTGGATGCTTGGAGTCGCAACCTGCAGcatcgcctcgtcgtggTTCTGGCTTCGCAAGGTCCCCGTGGACGCCATTCCGCTGTCGGATCACGCCATCATGCTCAACTTTGGCTACACCTTCCCGGTCAACGGCAGCTTCACGCGAATCTCGAGGCGACCTCTCCTGGAGTGGCACTCCTTCGCGACTATTCCGCAGCCCGAGCCGAATGAGCTCACGAGCCAAAAGGGATACTCTCTGGTCGTGTCCAACGCGGGCGATTGGACCAAGTCGTGCATTCGCAACCCGCCGACGAAGCTCTGGGTACGCGGCGTGCCCACCTGCGGTGTCATGCGCATTGCAACTCTGTTCAACCGCATCGTTGTCATTGCCACCGGCTCTGGCATCGGGCCTCTTCTTGGCCACATCAGCCAGCCTAGCTGCCCCACGCAACTCATCTGGTCAACACCGAATCCTGAGAAGACGTTTGGCAAGGCTGTGCTTAGCACCATCTACAAGACAATCCCCAATGCGGTGATCCACGACACAAAGGTCAAGGGCCGGCCCGACCTTGTCAAGATGGGGTACAATCTCGTGAGAGAATTCGGTGCCgaagccgtcgtcatcattgCAAATGAGAAAATCACCAAAAAGGTCGTGTACGGTCTGGAGACGCGGGGCGTTCCCGCGTATGGGGCTATCTGGGATAGCTGA
- a CDS encoding uncharacterized protein (TransMembrane:6 (i576-599o605-630i651-671o691-712i724-742o762-781i)~EggNog:ENOG503NVVB~COG:Q) gives MSRTPANCNIAAWEIFACLCNGGTLVVRGSKWESTIQELDVLICTPTILSKYHPATYPNIKVVATAGEPTSQDLADLWAAHATYWNCCGPTETTIVNTMSKHIPGEPISIGRPTPNNTVYILDDKSEPVPVGVSGVMWAGGHGVTRGYVGLESKTKEAYIPDKFAGDGSHMYCTGDLGQWRHDGNIDILGRCDDQVKVKGFRVELDGVSSSLASAPGVTRATVLLIDGEIHGFIVPSKQDIESILDYTRKLQPYYAIPSRVHQLDEFPTTTNGKIDKQALRALALQAELSEKRPTSPEKPVSDCGTLVETRSISSTSTLTAESEKLDLSKDIPDKDIPQPFRGLRHRILIVYRTLFSFIGIVNIGALVALLLLHAGPEWLGTLTAANLVTAVLVRQDIVINILYTIFCSVPKAAPLAIRRRCAKIYHLGGIHSGAGVCATTWLLASTVRSTVAYAQNNTTDSPASIFVSWVLTLLCCAIVGFAYPTFRKKYHNSFERLHRFLGWTALALFWIRTVLSVYDATPVGEDLGLALIRSPSFWMLGVATCSIASSWFWLRKVPVDAIPLSDHAIMLNFGYTFPVNGSFTRISRRPLLEWHSFATIPQPEPNELTSQKGYSLVVSNAGDWTKSCIRNPPTKLWVRGVPTCGVMRIATLFNRIVVIATGSGIGPLLGHISQPSCPTQLIWSTPNPEKTFGKAVLSTIYKTIPNAVIHDTKVKGRPDLVKMGYNLVREFGAEAVVIIANEKITKKVVYGLETRGVPAYGAIWDS, from the exons ATGAGTCGGACCCCTGCTAACTGCAACATAGCTGCCTGGGAGATCTTCGCATGTCTGTGCAATGGCGGCACCCTTGTTGTCCGGGGTTCCAAGTGGGAGTCTACAATCCAGGAG CTCGATGTCCTCATCTGCACGCCCACCATACTATCTAAATACCACCCAGCCACATACCCGAACATCAaggtcgtcgccacggcAGGCGAGCCTACCTCGCAagacctcgccgacctctGGGCCGCGCATGCCACCTACTGGAACTGCTGTGGCCCTACGGAGACGACCATCGTTAACACCATGTCCAAACATATCCCTGGCGAGCCGATCTCCATCGGTCGCCCCACACCCAATAACACCGTTtacatcctcgacgacaagagCGAACCGGTACCTGTAGGCGTTTCTGGCGTCATGTGGGCTGGAGGCCACGGAGTCACTCGTGGCTACGTGGGGCTCGAATCCAAGACAAAGGAGGCCTACATTCCTGATAAATTTGCTGGCGATGG ATCGCACATGTACTGTACCGGGGATCTGGGCCAGTGGAGACACGACGGGAACATTGACATTCTAGGGCGCTGTGACGATCAGGTCAAGGTCAAG GGATTCCGGGTGGAACTCGACGGtgtctcgtcgtcgctggcatCCGCGCCTGGCGTCACTCGCGCCACGGTGCTCCTGATCGACGGAGAAATTCACGGCTTCATCGTCCCGTCAAAACAAGACATTGAATCTATCCTCGACTACACTCGCAAGCTGCAGCCCTACTACGCCATCCCCAGTAGGGTCCACCAGCTTGACGAATTcccaaccaccaccaacggcaAGATTGACAAGCAGGCTCTTCGAGCACTGGCTCTACAGGCCGAGCTCAGCGAGAAGCGGCCCACGTCCCCCGAGAAGCCGGTCAGCGACTGCGGAACATTGGTGGAGACGCGCTCCATCTCTTCGACGTCGACCCTCACGGCCGAGTCGGAGAAGCTCGACCTCTCCAAGGACATCCCCGACAAGGACATTCCGCAGCCCTTCCGTGGCCTGCGACACAGGATCCTCATTGTCTACCGCACCCTGTTCAGcttcatcggcatcgtcaacatcgGCGCGCTTGTTgccctgcttcttctccacgCGGGTCCGGAATGGCTCGGCACGCTCACGGCCGCCAACCTCGTCACGGCGGTGCTCGTCCGCCAGGACATCGTCATCAATATTCTCTACACCATTTTCTGCTCCGTGCCCAAGGCGGCGCCCTTGGCGATCCGTCGCCGATGCGCCAAAATCTACCACCTGGGAGGTATTCACTCGGGCGCAGGCGTGTGCGCTACTACTTGGCTACTGGCATCGACCGTCCGCTCGACTGTGGCATACGCGCAAAACAACACGACAGACTCGCCTGCGTCCATCTTTGTCTCCTGGGTGTTGACACTTCTCTGCTGCGCCATCGTGGGCTTCGCATACCCGACCTTCCGCAAGAAGTACCACAACAGCTTTGAGCGCCTCCACCGTTTCCTCGGCTGGACCGCTCTGGCTCTGTTTTGGATTCGCACCGTCTTGTCTGTCTACGATGCCACCCCTGTCGGCGAGGATCTCGGGCTTGCGCTCATCCGAAGCCCCAGTTTCTGGATGCTTGGAGTCGCAACCTGCAGcatcgcctcgtcgtggTTCTGGCTTCGCAAGGTCCCCGTGGACGCCATTCCGCTGTCGGATCACGCCATCATGCTCAACTTTGGCTACACCTTCCCGGTCAACGGCAGCTTCACGCGAATCTCGAGGCGACCTCTCCTGGAGTGGCACTCCTTCGCGACTATTCCGCAGCCCGAGCCGAATGAGCTCACGAGCCAAAAGGGATACTCTCTGGTCGTGTCCAACGCGGGCGATTGGACCAAGTCGTGCATTCGCAACCCGCCGACGAAGCTCTGGGTACGCGGCGTGCCCACCTGCGGTGTCATGCGCATTGCAACTCTGTTCAACCGCATCGTTGTCATTGCCACCGGCTCTGGCATCGGGCCTCTTCTTGGCCACATCAGCCAGCCTAGCTGCCCCACGCAACTCATCTGGTCAACACCGAATCCTGAGAAGACGTTTGGCAAGGCTGTGCTTAGCACCATCTACAAGACAATCCCCAATGCGGTGATCCACGACACAAAGGTCAAGGGCCGGCCCGACCTTGTCAAGATGGGGTACAATCTCGTGAGAGAATTCGGTGCCgaagccgtcgtcatcattgCAAATGAGAAAATCACCAAAAAGGTCGTGTACGGTCTGGAGACGCGGGGCGTTCCCGCGTATGGGGCTATCTGGGATAGCTGA
- a CDS encoding uncharacterized protein (EggNog:ENOG503NVVB~TransMembrane:6 (i350-373o379-404i425-445o465-486i498-516o536-555i)~COG:Q) — MHSLQLDVLICTPTILSKYHPATYPNIKVVATAGEPTSQDLADLWAAHATYWNCCGPTETTIVNTMSKHIPGEPISIGRPTPNNTVYILDDKSEPVPVGVSGVMWAGGHGVTRGYVGLESKTKEAYIPDKFAGDGSHMYCTGDLGQWRHDGNIDILGRCDDQVKVKGFRVELDGVSSSLASAPGVTRATVLLIDGEIHGFIVPSKQDIESILDYTRKLQPYYAIPSRVHQLDEFPTTTNGKIDKQALRALALQAELSEKRPTSPEKPVSDCGTLVETRSISSTSTLTAESEKLDLSKDIPDKDIPQPFRGLRHRILIVYRTLFSFIGIVNIGALVALLLLHAGPEWLGTLTAANLVTAVLVRQDIVINILYTIFCSVPKAAPLAIRRRCAKIYHLGGIHSGAGVCATTWLLASTVRSTVAYAQNNTTDSPASIFVSWVLTLLCCAIVGFAYPTFRKKYHNSFERLHRFLGWTALALFWIRTVLSVYDATPVGEDLGLALIRSPSFWMLGVATCSIASSWFWLRKVPVDAIPLSDHAIMLNFGYTFPVNGSFTRISRRPLLEWHSFATIPQPEPNELTSQKGYSLVVSNAGDWTKSCIRNPPTKLWVRGVPTCGVMRIATLFNRIVVIATGSGIGPLLGHISQPSCPTQLIWSTPNPEKTFGKAVLSTIYKTIPNAVIHDTKVKGRPDLVKMGYNLVREFGAEAVVIIANEKITKKVVYGLETRGVPAYGAIWDS, encoded by the exons ATGCACTCCTTGCAGCTCGATGTCCTCATCTGCACGCCCACCATACTATCTAAATACCACCCAGCCACATACCCGAACATCAaggtcgtcgccacggcAGGCGAGCCTACCTCGCAagacctcgccgacctctGGGCCGCGCATGCCACCTACTGGAACTGCTGTGGCCCTACGGAGACGACCATCGTTAACACCATGTCCAAACATATCCCTGGCGAGCCGATCTCCATCGGTCGCCCCACACCCAATAACACCGTTtacatcctcgacgacaagagCGAACCGGTACCTGTAGGCGTTTCTGGCGTCATGTGGGCTGGAGGCCACGGAGTCACTCGTGGCTACGTGGGGCTCGAATCCAAGACAAAGGAGGCCTACATTCCTGATAAATTTGCTGGCGATGG ATCGCACATGTACTGTACCGGGGATCTGGGCCAGTGGAGACACGACGGGAACATTGACATTCTAGGGCGCTGTGACGATCAGGTCAAGGTCAAG GGATTCCGGGTGGAACTCGACGGtgtctcgtcgtcgctggcatCCGCGCCTGGCGTCACTCGCGCCACGGTGCTCCTGATCGACGGAGAAATTCACGGCTTCATCGTCCCGTCAAAACAAGACATTGAATCTATCCTCGACTACACTCGCAAGCTGCAGCCCTACTACGCCATCCCCAGTAGGGTCCACCAGCTTGACGAATTcccaaccaccaccaacggcaAGATTGACAAGCAGGCTCTTCGAGCACTGGCTCTACAGGCCGAGCTCAGCGAGAAGCGGCCCACGTCCCCCGAGAAGCCGGTCAGCGACTGCGGAACATTGGTGGAGACGCGCTCCATCTCTTCGACGTCGACCCTCACGGCCGAGTCGGAGAAGCTCGACCTCTCCAAGGACATCCCCGACAAGGACATTCCGCAGCCCTTCCGTGGCCTGCGACACAGGATCCTCATTGTCTACCGCACCCTGTTCAGcttcatcggcatcgtcaacatcgGCGCGCTTGTTgccctgcttcttctccacgCGGGTCCGGAATGGCTCGGCACGCTCACGGCCGCCAACCTCGTCACGGCGGTGCTCGTCCGCCAGGACATCGTCATCAATATTCTCTACACCATTTTCTGCTCCGTGCCCAAGGCGGCGCCCTTGGCGATCCGTCGCCGATGCGCCAAAATCTACCACCTGGGAGGTATTCACTCGGGCGCAGGCGTGTGCGCTACTACTTGGCTACTGGCATCGACCGTCCGCTCGACTGTGGCATACGCGCAAAACAACACGACAGACTCGCCTGCGTCCATCTTTGTCTCCTGGGTGTTGACACTTCTCTGCTGCGCCATCGTGGGCTTCGCATACCCGACCTTCCGCAAGAAGTACCACAACAGCTTTGAGCGCCTCCACCGTTTCCTCGGCTGGACCGCTCTGGCTCTGTTTTGGATTCGCACCGTCTTGTCTGTCTACGATGCCACCCCTGTCGGCGAGGATCTCGGGCTTGCGCTCATCCGAAGCCCCAGTTTCTGGATGCTTGGAGTCGCAACCTGCAGcatcgcctcgtcgtggTTCTGGCTTCGCAAGGTCCCCGTGGACGCCATTCCGCTGTCGGATCACGCCATCATGCTCAACTTTGGCTACACCTTCCCGGTCAACGGCAGCTTCACGCGAATCTCGAGGCGACCTCTCCTGGAGTGGCACTCCTTCGCGACTATTCCGCAGCCCGAGCCGAATGAGCTCACGAGCCAAAAGGGATACTCTCTGGTCGTGTCCAACGCGGGCGATTGGACCAAGTCGTGCATTCGCAACCCGCCGACGAAGCTCTGGGTACGCGGCGTGCCCACCTGCGGTGTCATGCGCATTGCAACTCTGTTCAACCGCATCGTTGTCATTGCCACCGGCTCTGGCATCGGGCCTCTTCTTGGCCACATCAGCCAGCCTAGCTGCCCCACGCAACTCATCTGGTCAACACCGAATCCTGAGAAGACGTTTGGCAAGGCTGTGCTTAGCACCATCTACAAGACAATCCCCAATGCGGTGATCCACGACACAAAGGTCAAGGGCCGGCCCGACCTTGTCAAGATGGGGTACAATCTCGTGAGAGAATTCGGTGCCgaagccgtcgtcatcattgCAAATGAGAAAATCACCAAAAAGGTCGTGTACGGTCTGGAGACGCGGGGCGTTCCCGCGTATGGGGCTATCTGGGATAGCTGA